Part of the Brassica oleracea var. oleracea cultivar TO1000 chromosome C8, BOL, whole genome shotgun sequence genome is shown below.
TTTTTAGATAGTTGGTGAATTATAATTTGTTTGAAGGTTATACAGCCCAATTTTCCTAAATTTATTATGCCATTTAACATATTTTTATTTTGGTCACACACATAACATGCTTTATGCTTACACGAAAATGGATATCATACGGACTAGTAAATCATCGCATACATTTTAGCTTTAGGAATCATAGATAATTTAGTAAAAAATAACACAATAGTATTATTATTTTTAATCAGAGAAACAAATGTCTTTTATGATTTGACATTATATGGTTTATATCTATTAATTCTTGAAGATTTAGAGATCAACTTCATAATGTACATATGTAGATTAACTTCAAAGTGTACATGTGTACATTAACTTCAAACTCAAAATTAGTGTACATGTGTACAAAACTAAATTAAGAGTCTATATTTGCAATTTGCAAAGTTAAAAGCCGAATGAAAAACTTCCAGAAGTTCAAGGATCCATTCGTGTAATCAGGGAAGGTGTGGTCTGTACAATTAAAAAGTCATGAGTCAATTTGAAAGGGATATATTTGCAAATCGAAAACTTTGGAGGACATAAATGAATATACTCAAAAGTCGAGGGACCAGATGTGAAATAAAGCCAAAAGTGGCCATTGTTGCTCATCAAGCTTTCGCGACCAGCGGTGGTGAATCGCTATTCGGTGGTGGATCACTTCAGAAGAGAAGCATAAATCGATGGCGAGACGGTGAGACGGCTAAGACAGAGGTGCTATAATCGAGGGTTTGACGAATAAGCTGCGGTGTAGAGAAAGTCGAATGTGATCCCGAGCTCGAACCACCACTGTTTCACTTGGCGGTGAATGAGAAGAGAAGACGTTTCGACGGCGGCGACTTCAGAGACGAGTTGCAAAACATACCGAAGACGAGAAGGAAGAATTGCGGCAGATAAAAAAATGTTGTGGCAAAAAAAAGACGCAGCAGAGAAAAAAGAGTTGCGGCGGCCAAAAAAAAAAACCAATCCAGTGACCTTCAACAGACCACGATGGTATAGGGCGGCGACAAGCATTAGCTCCAGATGCGGCGGAAAATTGTGACGATGTGAAGAAGCTTTAACAATTTCTGATTTTTTTTTAATATATTTTTAGGTTTCAAACGTTTGGTTCGAGAAAAAAAAGAAAAGTAACTAATTTCCAAAACATGTGGGGTGATTTCAATTATATTAGTGACTTTAGTTAACAAAAACTGTTTCAGTAGTCATAACTGCCTTATAGTGTTATTAAAAACTTAAAACTGTCCTATAGTGTAAATAACTCATCAAATTAATATCCCGACAACATTGACATTTTTAGTTTTGTTAATACTTTAGTAATTCCCTTAAATTTATTATGCCATTTAACATATTTTTATTTTGGTCACACACTTAACATGCTTTATGTTTACACGAAAATGGATATCATACAGACTAGTAAATCATCACTTAGATTTTAGCTTTTGGAATCATAGATAATTTAGTAAACATTAACACAATAGTATTATTATTTTTAATCAAAGAAACAAATGTCTTTTATGATTTGACATTGACATTATATGGTTTATATCTATTAATTCTATCAACTTCATAATGTACATATGTAGATTAACTTCAAAGTGTACATGTGTACATTAACTTCAAACTCAAAATTAGTGTACATGTGTACAACACTAAATTAAGAGGCTATATTTGCAATTTGCAAAGTTAAATGCTGAATGGAAAACTTCCAGAAGTTCAAGGACCCGTTCGTGTAATCAGGGAAGGTGTGGTCTGTACAATTAAAAAGTCAGGAGTCAATTTAAAAGGGATATATTTGCAAATCGAAAACTTTGGAGGACATAAATGAATATACTCAAAAGTCGAGGGACCAGATGTGAAATAAAGCCAAAAGTGGCCATTGTTGCTCATCAAGCTTTCGCGACCAGCGGTGGTGAATCGCTATTCGGTGGTGGATCACTTCAGAAGAGAAGCATAAATCGATGGCGAGATTGCAAAGGCGAGACGGTGAGACGGCTAAGATAAAGGTCCTATAATTGAGGGGTTGAGGAATAAGCTGCGGTGTAGAGAAAGTCGAATGTGATCCCGAGCTCGAACCACCACTGTTTCACTTGGCGGTGAATGAGAAGAGAAGACGTTTCGACGGCGGCGACTTCAGAGACGAGTTGCAAAACATACCGAAGACGAGAAGGAAGAATTGCGGCAGATAAAAAAATGTTGTGGCAAAAAAAAAGACGCAGCAGAGAAAGAAGAGTTGTGGCGGCCAAAAAAAAAACCAATCCAGTGACCTTCAACAGACCACGATGGTATAGGGCGGCGACAAGCATTAGCTCCGGATGCGGCGGAAAATTGTGACGATGTGAAGAAGCTTTAACAATTTCTGATTTTTTTTTAATATATTTTTAGGTTTCAAACGTTTGGTTCGAGAAAAAAAAAAGAAAAGTAACTAATTTCCAAAACATGTGGGGTGATTTCAATTATATTAGTGACTTTAGTTAACAAAAACTGTCTCAGTAGTCATAACTGCCTTATAGTGTTATTAAAAACTTAAAACTGTCATATAGTGTAAATAACTCAACAAATTAATATCCCGACAACATTGACATTTTTAGTTTTTTTTAATACTCTAGTAATTCTCTTAAATTTATTATTCCGTTTTAACATATTTTTATTTTGGTCACACACTTAACGTTTATGCGTTATGCTTACACGAAAATGGATATCATACAAACTAGTAAATCATCGCTTACATTTTAGCTTTAGGAATCATAGAAAACTAGGATAAGACATGCGCCTTGGTAAATTTATATGAAAATTATTTAAGAAATATCGTATTGAAAAAAAATTATATTATTGATCGAATTAATATATTTGGCCCTTAAACAATTTTTTAAAAACTTTTTTGTTAATTACATAATTTGTTTACTAATGAACTGATCATATTTTTAAAAATATTTTAGGTCAAAAAATTATTAATCGCATAAAAACCTAACGTTTAAGCCGAAGAATCTCATGTCTACTATTTGGTTACAATGAAACTATTTCATCTCGATTTTATATCATGATTTAAAATTTTAAAAGTTAATTATGGTTATGAGAAGTTTACGTTCACGTGCCAATCCTATCTATCTTCAATATTTTTCTCTTTTTTTGTCATTTTGGTTATTGTTTGATATAAATATTGATTTTTGAGTTTATTCTCATTTCTTTCTTTTATTTTGGCCTGAGATTTAGAAAATGTTTAAGATTCAAATTATTAAAGAGATACATACTTAGGTTAAGATCTGCACCTTGTGCAGAATCAATACATATTTTATATTTTTCTGCATATTATGAAATAATAAAATAATAATTTTATATTAAATAACTAAGAAATCATTTACTATTATGTAATAAATTGGCTTGCACATATAAATCAAATGACTGCTCTTGTTTATTCGCAATCATTTTAGAATAAATAAATCAAAATAATCAATCTTATCTATCGTATATGATATATAATTAAATTTAAACAATATGAAGTATATATATATTAACATAAACACCTATTAAAATAAAACTATTTGTTTATATGATTTTATTATCATTGTATCTTATTATAGAAAAAAATTTAAACATTGATCACAAAAGGTCATGTGAGATTTTTAACAGTTTTAGTAATTTATACTCGTTTTGAAAAATTTAAAATACAACATATACAAAAAAATCTAAAATTTTAATATATGATTATTTTAATTCTGTAATTTATTTTAATAGTAAAGAATTAAACAAAAATGATAGAAAACATACAAATTATTAGCAAATATTCATTATTTAAAATCATTAATTACTATATATATCATAATCACATTAGATAATTCCGTAAGTTTTATTTAAGGAAATAATATATAATAAATAGCCACATTGTTTTAGTTAATATCATATGATATCATATAGTTGGTATTAAATGTTTCTAGTGGGATATAAAAATCCAATTGGACCAACATGTTTTTCAATTTCAATGTGAGGCTGACACGTATGATTAATTAACTTTACAATTGATTGACACATAAGTAAGAGATCTTTTTTAATTATTACAAAATTGAGGTTACATCTTTTCAAATGTTCCTCAATTAATACATAGATGATTTAGTAAAAATTAACACAATAGTATTATTATTTTTAATCAGAAAAACAAATGTCTTTTGTGATTTGACATTATATGGTTTATATCTATTAATTCTTGAGGATTTAGAGATCAAAAACAAATGTTTTATTTTAAATCCTAGTCACGCAAGAATGGTAAATTCATTATCTTTAATATTTTTTCCGTTTCTAAATATAAACTGTTTTACGTAAAACATGTTTATTAAAAGTTATTTTATCTAAAAAATATTATTGAAAATATAAATTTTAAAATATTCAACTAATTATAAAATAAAACTTTTAATTTTGATTGGTTATTTCAGTTTTTGATAAAATTAAAGTTAACTAGAAAAATAAGAACACTTTTATATATTGAAACATTTTTTTTTTAAACATGTTATATTTTTGGAACGGATGGAATATTTGTTTGGAAGGGAGGGTAAATATTAGGATTTTACCCGTTTTACCCTCTGGTAATATAATACTAGGGGGTATTGGATCTTGAAGTTTGATGGAATTTGAAGGAAATATAGTTTCTATTAAATTCTACTGTTATTCAATTATGAATTTCATCAATTCTTTCACATTCTTGTGTTATTGAATTAAAGATTTCTATTCTGGTTTATAATTACTTTAAATTCTACTGTTATTCAATATTTGATAGATTTTGTAGTAATGTCACTTGAAAAGAATTTAATGGAAAATGTATTGTCAGCATGTAAAGAAGCAATTCCTTACTTTTATGATGAGATTTGTCATCCTAGTAAAATTCTAACGGTGGTAGTATAACAAATATACCGATATTTTGATTTGTACTCCCACCTAAAAACAAAACAAGTGAATAACAGAAATATCTTTTGTAGATGTTTTCAGAAAATCCCTACAAATTAGTACTTATCAAAAGTTCAAATTGTTGTTGACAATAATCAAATAATATACACAAAATCTCAACAAATGAGTGCGTATCCTTTTAGAAAAAAATCTCTTTATAGATTGCTTCACCTATATATAGCACTGATCATATCACTTCTCAAAGCAAGAAAATCCCACCAAGAAAAGGTTTCCGCAGAAATGAGTAGTTTTTGTCTTTTTGTCTTTTTGTTATCATTAGGTGTTAGTTTTTGTTATAATTGGTGTTCACCGTTTGCTCATATTATTTCTTTTTATAAGATAATCATTCGCATATATGCATGTTAAAGATGACTAATAAATATTTTCATTGTTGTATTAGGATGGAATCAGGAGAAGCATCGCAGCCACAAAAAGTTAAGAGCGGATATTTTCCATGGACATCTCAAGAGAGTCACTTGTTGAAACGTCTTCTTGTTGATGGTATCAGACGAGGATGGCGTGATTCAAATGGCTCCTTGACCAAAAGAACAATAGAGACAAAGGTATTACCGATTCTAAACAAACAGCTCAGGTGCAACAAGACTTACAAGCATTACTTGAATCGAATGAAATCCTTGAAAAAAGAATATCATAGTTACACAGACCTGCTTCGATTTAGCTCTGGTTTTGGGTGGGATCCCGTAACTAAACAATTCACAGCTCCCGACGAAGTATGGGAAGAATATCTTAAGGTAATTTTTGTAACTCCCTTTTAAAGTTTTAATAGCTTTTTATTTATTTTTTAAATATTTTCACTAATGAACATATAACATTTACATTTTTATCAGGCACATCCAAATAATGATAATATGAAGACTAAAACCTTTGAAGCTTTTGAAGACTTACAAGTCATTTTTGAAAGTGCTACAGCAAGGGGAAACAACGCATTTGGACTTGGTGGTGATGCAACTGCTGAAGCTTTTGAAGTTGAAAATGATGTTCAAGAAAGAGAAGATGTGAACCATATGGAAAATGGTACTGAGTCTAATGAGACAACATGTAGACCTTCTAAAGAAAAGTTGCCTTCTAGGAAGAGAGCTAAATTCATGCTTACTGTTGGGCAAAATTCACGACATTGCCACGTAAAAGATACATTTAAAAGGTCCAAGTTTGCAATAAGCACTAGCTTTAATCGTGTTTTAAAAGCTTTACTTCTCATAGCTCCAAGCCAAATGGTGAAACCAAATGGTTTAGTTCCTACGAAAATTAGAGAAAGTACACGATTCTATCCATATTTTAAGGTATATTATTTCATCTTTGGTAAAGTTTTTAGTTTTTGTTATTCCTAAAATTTAATTAACATTTCTTTTGAATTTATTTCAGAATTGTATTGGGGCGCTAGATGGTACACATATACCTGCAAAAGTAGTTGGACGTGAAGTGGCAAGTTATCGTAATCGGAAAGGAACAATATCACAAAATGTGTTGGTTGTATGTAACTTTGATCTGGAGTTCATATATGTTCTTAGTGGATGAGAAGGTTCGGCGCATGATTCAAGAGTGTTAAATGATGCTTTAACTAGAAGAACAAACAATTTTCAAGTACCTGAAGGTAAACTCTTTATAATTTATTTATAAATCACATGTTAAACAATTAGTAATGTTTATTATTTAAAATTTTAGGTAAATTCTATCTAGTTGATTGTGGATTTGCAAACAGAGTCAATTTTTTGGCTCCTTTTCGAGGTGTTCGATACCATCTACAAGAATTTACTGGACAAGGATGTGATCCTAACACTGCATCTGAGTTATTCAATCTTTGTCATGCTAGTTTGAGAAATGTGATCGAGAGGATATTTGGAATGTTTAAATCAAGATTTGCGATTTTTAAATCAGCACCTCGTTTTTCCTATCAAAAATAAGCTGGATTGGTATTGGTATGTGCAGCGTTGCATAACTTTCTGCGGAAAGAATGTCGATCAGATGTAGGTGAATTTCCTGCTGAAGAAAATGTCCAACAGAATGCAACAAATGACAATCAAGTTATTCGAAACGAACCTTTGGGAACACAAGAACAAGATAGAGAAAATGCAAATGCTTGGAGAACAACTATGGCAGAAGATATGTGGAGAGATGTCATAGATTTAGATGATCCATAGATCTTATTGTTAGTATTATGCATTTTAATAAAATTGCTACAGTCACTGAACTTTTGTAGTAGTAGTAACGCTTATTTTTTTTTACTTTCAGTTTTATCACTAATAAAATAATGTTTGTTACCTTTTCAATAAGAAAGTTTCAAAAATTTCATTGATTTTGGAACGTGCATTCTTTTAAAATCCATAAGAAAAAGCAAATATGGGAATTATGTAAATACATTAAAATCACATCAAGTCTTATAAACTACAGCAAAAATTACTATTTATGAATTCTTTCAAATTCTATTAAATTCTTTGATTGAACTTGATTCAGCTTCACCTTAACGCGGTCGGCGGCTGACGTTTTCTTTAACCTAAGGGAAAGGCTCATCGCTTTTAACATTAACAAAACGCGCCTCCGCACTCAAAAGGGTTTTAGGGTTTTACAGAGAAGAGGTCGCGAGAGATGGTGAAGAGCGAGAAGACGACGCTGGGGCGGTCCCTGGTGAAGCACCACAACCACATGATTCAGGAATCGAAGGACAAAGGCAAGTACTACAAGAATCTCCAGAAGAAGGTTCTCGAATCCGTCACCGAGGTCAGCGACATCGACGCCATCCTCGAGCAGGCCGAGGAGGCTGAGCGTCTTTTCACTATTAATCACAGCAACACCACTCCGTTGCCCATTAATGTGTAAGCTTCTTCTCTTGTTTCAAAAAGTCCCTCTCTTTGTGTTCATTTGATTGAAATGGTTATTATAGTTTGAGCTCAGCTTGCGGTTGGTAATTTCGATTTGGGGGGTAATGGTGTCGTCTTGAATCAATAAGTCGATTTGGTATGAAAAGTTTAAAACTTTTTTGCTTAGTAATAATGGAGATTAGAGAACTGTCACTAAGCCTCAGCTGAACAAATCTAAATGCTCTGTTAAACTGTTTATCTAATGTTGTTTGGGTACAGAGACACGCAGTCTAGCTCAAGTACTATAGCAGCTGAGGAATGGAGGGAGCAACAGAAGATAGAGGAGGCTTTACACGCCAGCAGTCTTCAAGTGCCTCGAAGGCACGTGTTTTTCTTTTTCATTGAATTGATTTCTCTTTTTACATATCTCTGAGATTGTGAATAATTTATTTTCTTCATCTTCAGACCTCCATGGACACCGGAAATGTCAGTGGAAGAACTTGATGCTAATGAAAAACAAGCTTTTCTTAATTGGCGCCGGATGCTTGTGAGGTTAGCTTTTTGTTTACCCCCATCTTAATGACCATATCACCATTATTTACTTCTCCAGTGTTAAACGAAATCATTTTTTCCCTGAAAATGTTTGTTACTAATAGTGAAATTTAATCAGCTTTTGTCAAATAGTTTTCTCAGATGGTTAAGTATGATGCTTTAATAAGTAAAGCTCATGTATCTTGATCAATTGTGCCCTTCTGTCTCACTTTCTTATCAGTTCTTCTCAGCATATTTCATTTTCGCTGTTATTGATATAATGTGTTATGTCTAAATTTTTATATTTTGTTTATAAACTACTGCTTGCTTAAACTGGAGTATCTTTGCAACATTTGTATGATTGAGATGTTCAAGACATCGTTCGTTTTAAAACCAAGCTAGATAGAGTTTATATCCTTTCTTTTACTATATAAGGTGTGTATGCTTTGGTTTCGGCATTTGCATATTCTAACTGTCACATTACCATTTGCTTATGCATGCTTGTTCTCCTGTATCTGTGTTCAGACTCGAGGAAAACGAAAAGCTTGTGCTGACACCATTCGAAAAGAACCTCGACATCTGGAGACAGCTTTGGCGTGTTCTTGAACGAAGTGATTTGGTAAGTCTCTGATCTATGGTTAGGTGTAATAAACCTCTCATTAATCTTAATTTAGATTTCTTAAACACTTATCCTTTGTGCAGATTGTTATGGTAGTTGATGCTAGAGATCCACTGTTTTACCGTTGCCCTGATCTTGAGGTATTGCATTCTCTCTTTAGAGTCCACTTGACACTCTGGTTTATTTACTTGACTTAAAGATTCGTCTCAACGCAGGCATATGCTCGAGAAATCGATGAGCACAAGAAAATGATGCTTCTAGTTAACAAGGCGGATCTTTTACCTCCTGAAGTCAGGTATGCCTCCTATTGTTTCCTTGCTACTTCCCCTCCAACCTCTTTTTTTTTGTGTCTTCTAATCAATTGGTTTACTTCTTTAACATATACCTACAGGGCGAAATGGGCAGAATATTTCCGCCGTAACGACATTCTCTTCGTCTTCTGGTCAGCTATAGCCGCCACAGCCGTCTTAGAAGGCAAAGTCTTGAAAGAGCAATGGAGAAAAGCCGATAACTTCCAGAACACAGACGATCCAGAAGTTGTGATATACGGCAGGGACGAGCTCTTGGCCCGTTTACAGTCCGAGGCCCAAGAGATTGTCAGAGCGAGGAACTCCAGAGCACCTGTTGATGAGACTCAACGTGAGAATGCTGTCGTTGGATTTGTCGGCTACCCGAACGTAGGGAAGAGTTCAACCATCAACGCATTGGTCGGTCAGAAACGAACAGGAGTTACCTCAACTCCAGGGAAAACAAAGCACTTCCAGACATTGATCATCTCTGAGGAGCTTATGCTGTGCGATTGTCCCGGTTTAGTCTTCCCTTCGTTCTCGAGCTCGAGATACGAGATGATCACTTGCGGTGTGCTTCCTATCGACAGGATGACAGAGCACCGCGAAGCTATTCAGGTGGTTGCTGACAAGGTCCCTCGCCGCGTCATCGAGAGTGTTTACAACATTACTCTTCCTAAACCGAAAACATACGAGCGTCAGTCTCGTCCTCCTCTTGCTGCTGAGGTTTTAAGAGCTTACTGTGCTTCACGTGGCTACGTTGCCTCTAGTGGACTACCTGATGAAACCAAAGCGGCGAGGCAGATTCTGAAGGATTACATCGGAGGTAAGCTGCCGCACTTCGCAATGCCGCCTGGGATGACGGAGGAGAAAATAGAGGATGACACTGGTCGAGAAACAGGTTCAGATTCTGAAGAAGGTGAGGGTGATGAGGAAGGAAGCGAGCAAGTTCCTGGTATCGATGACGTGCTGGATGATTTGACCTCGTTTGATCTGGCGAACGGGCTTGCGTCTACGAAGAAAGTGACTGTGAAGAAGGAATCGGCGTCACATAAGCAGCACAAGAAGCCGCAGAGGAAGAAGGATAGGAACTGGAGGGTTAAAAACACAGAGGAAGGAGATGGAATGCCTCTGGTGAGAGTTTTCCAGAAACCTGCTAACACAGGGCCTCTCACGATGCGTTGATCTCACCATTATTGCATAACATCCAAAGTTTATGATATGCAGTTTGGTGTATTGTCAAACGAAGATGCTTCAAAGTTTTTTTTTCTATATATGTAATAACAGTTGAACCTGTCGTATTGATGTTTTTGTTTCCAAAGTTTTTAGTCGTTATTTGGTGAAAAAGAGAATGGTAAGAGTGACAATTGAAATCTGGTTTAGTCTTGTTTGTTGATCCATACTCCATAGCATCCAGGGGTGGAACAAACCGGAAAGTTTGGTTAGGTTTGGTGGAAAAAAAAATTAAGTGTTTGTTTTTTTATAAAAAGAATCAATCTTAACCAAAATTCGAAACTGAACTAACCGAATAAACCAAATTTAAAATTGAACTACTCGAACTAACCGACCAAACTAATCGAAATAATTAAAATTAATCGATTTTTTTTGAACTTTTTCAATTTAAACCGAAAAATTACCTGAATTAATCTTAAAACAAAAAAACTTTCCTAAAATTTGTTGAAGTCAGATTAACCGAAAACTGAACCGAACCTAACCTTTTCCGGTTTACTTGGGTGATATATTTGACCGAACTCGAATAAACCGAACCCAGATGCTTAGCATCAGTGATCTAGTGGTGGAATAGTGCCCTGCTTGCTACGGTACAGAACCGGTTTAAATTTCCAGTTGATACATTAATTAGGGTATTAAACCGAATCCGGAAGAACCGAACCCGGATTTGGATATGGTTAAATAACCGGGAGGATCTTGTATATCTGTCTTCCCTTAGATATACTCCGACAGAGAGAGAGAGAGAGAGAGTCGATAAAAGAAAGAAAAAGTTGGACGAATGTCTGCTTCGTTGTAACTTCTTCCGAGGGAAAATTAACTGTTTCTGTTTATAAACGAAGCTCGACGAATCTGACCACCGAAGCTAGGGTTTCCGATTTCACCACCTCCGAGAGTGACAGAGAGAGAGAGAGATGCTGCTGATCAGAGATTCGTTCCTATTCGAATCGTAGCTGGGTCGGTTCCAAATTAGGTTTTTACTTTTCGAAGCTTTTGAGATTTTTTATTAAACAATGGATGAAGATTCGTCTATGGTCCCCGTGAACGATCACGATCAGCACGATGAAGCTCAATCTCAGAGGGATGCGTCGGGGGATGGCGGAGGATCGATGCCTGCCTTTTCGAGTCCCGAACCGACGGGTTCGCAGCAGGAAGCTGTGGGAGGAGGAGAAGCGCAATCAGCGCAAGTCGTTGTTGGGCCGAGGTGTGCGCCGCCGTATTCGGTCGTTGATGCTTTGATGGATAAGAAGGAGGATGGGCCTGGGCCTAGGTGTGGTCATACGTTGACGGCGGTTCCGGCTGTTGGCGAGGAAGGGACGCCTGGGTATATTGGGCCTCGTCTTGTGTTGTTTGGTGGTGCTACGGCGCTTGAGGGTAACTCTGGTGGTACTGGAACTCCGACTTCAGCAGCTCCGAGTGCTGGCATTCGTACGTTTTTGCCCTTCTCCTTTTGCCTCACTTGTTTCTAGTTTTGGTTATCTCATAGAAAGTTTATTTTTTTTTCTCTCCAAATGGCTTATTCCCCTATGGGTCACGTAGCTATTACAAAGATCTTTATTGGTTATGTGCTTGGAATCCTTGTGATTTTGTCTTGGTTGGGATACTTTGGTGTATCTCGCTTCGATTCTGTTAACTTAGCTGGTGGTGTCAGCTTTTACAGTAGCTCTCCCCAGTTTCACGTTCTTCTTTACCTTAAAATAATTGTGCGAGTTCCGAGATCTCGTTATCTACCTTCCTTTTGTCTAGTCAAGTTAAAGTTGTAACCTTTTTCATGTGAGATTGGCAGATCCAATAACTAGGTGTAGTAGCTGGACATAACATTGGCTGTAGAATATTTTTAGCATTATCTTGGATCTATTATTCCATTAGTTCGCTAATAGATTCTAGCTCTTCATAGACTTGTCCGGTTGTAGTAATAATTAGGGTGTTCATTGTTGCGCAGGGCTAGCTGGAGCAACTGCCGATGTTCATTGCTATGATGTCCTTTCTAATAAGTGGACTAGGTGAGCATATTTTTTTTTCTTTTCCTGTATATGTAACTGCATGAGATCCTGCCCTTTTTAATAAGTCGGAATACTAGTTAATTTGATTAAATGAGGCTGCAGGCTTACACCATTTGGAGAACCACCAACCCCAAGAGCCGCACATGTGGCAACTGCAGTTGGGACCATGGTAGTTATTCAGGTAGGGGAAAACAATGCTATTATATTATGTAAATGATGTCAGCTTATCGATTCAAAATGATAATTTCCAGTCAGCTTTGAGAGTTCTTATGAATTCTCTCTCTGGTGCAGGGTGGAATTGGTCCTGCTGGTTTATCGGCCGAAGACCTTCACGTTCTTGATCTCACTCAACAACGGCCACGATGGCACAGGTTCGAAAAATAAACCCGCCACTAGTCGCTACTGGGTTTCGATTTCCTTTTACTATTTTGTGTCTTGATATAAGCTATGTTCTCTATCCAGGGTTGTTGTTCAGGGTCCTGGACCAGGACCGCGTTATGGACATGTCATGGCACTTGTGGGACAAAGATATCTCATGGCGATTGGTGGAAATGATGGTAGGCAGTTTTCCATGTTGGCTTATTCTCAGTATTTTATGTTAGACCATCATATTATCCTTAAAGCTTCTCGTTTCTGAACTCTTTTAAACCATTAGGAAAACGTCCTCTCGCTGATGTATGGGCCTTGGATACTGCTGCCAAGCCTTATGAATGGCGTAAGCTGGAACCAGAAGGAGAAGGTCCACCTCCTTGCATGTAAGTTTAACCATACTCCTTGATTATCGCGTCCTTGCAACTGGAGTAATATTGTTTTTACTATTTTGTACATTGTACCTAGGTATGCAACTGCAAGTGCGCGTTCCGATGGCCTTCTTCTCCTCTGTGGTGGAAGGGATGCAAATAGTGTGGTAAGTGGCAGAGTATCTTTACAATCATGCTCAATTTCCTCTCTGGAAACAGACACGGACCCACTGATAGAGGCATGATTTTAGAATTTTGGCTTCCGCTTTGTTGTGAGATATGAATGGGACCATGAGATGAGAGTTAGTCCATTGTTGTATAGTTAGTCCATTGTTGTAGCTTGATTGAGGGCTAAATAATTGTTCTTTTGTATTGATAGCCTCTGGCCAGTGCATATGGACTTGCTAAGCACAGAGATGGACGTTGGGAATGGGCCATAGCTCCTGGTGTCTCACCATCTGCTAGATATCAGCATGCAGCAGTATTAATACTTTTTCCTCATTGGTTTTCTTATCTGGCCTCATCAGTATAATTAAACTGCTTGATGGATTATTTAGGTCTTTGTAAATGCAAGACTTCATGTGTCCGGTGGGGCACTTGGTGGTGGCCGCATGGTTGAAGATTCATCCAGTGTTGCAGGTTAGCAAAACAACGAGAAACTACTTGAATATCTGATCAGATAATAGG
Proteins encoded:
- the LOC106308832 gene encoding uncharacterized protein At2g29880-like, encoding MESGEASQPQKVKSGYFPWTSQESHLLKRLLVDGIRRGWRDSNGSLTKRTIETKVLPILNKQLRCNKTYKHYLNRMKSLKKEYHSYTDLLRFSSGFGWDPVTKQFTAPDEVWEEYLKAHPNNDNMKTKTFEAFEDLQVIFESATARGNNAFGLGGDATAEAFEVENDVQEREDVNHMENGTESNETTCRPSKEKLPSRKRAKFMLTVGQNSRHCHLYFS
- the LOC106312563 gene encoding GTPase LSG1-2, whose translation is MVKSEKTTLGRSLVKHHNHMIQESKDKGKYYKNLQKKVLESVTEVSDIDAILEQAEEAERLFTINHSNTTPLPINVDTQSSSSTIAAEEWREQQKIEEALHASSLQVPRRPPWTPEMSVEELDANEKQAFLNWRRMLVRLEENEKLVLTPFEKNLDIWRQLWRVLERSDLIVMVVDARDPLFYRCPDLEAYAREIDEHKKMMLLVNKADLLPPEVRAKWAEYFRRNDILFVFWSAIAATAVLEGKVLKEQWRKADNFQNTDDPEVVIYGRDELLARLQSEAQEIVRARNSRAPVDETQRENAVVGFVGYPNVGKSSTINALVGQKRTGVTSTPGKTKHFQTLIISEELMLCDCPGLVFPSFSSSRYEMITCGVLPIDRMTEHREAIQVVADKVPRRVIESVYNITLPKPKTYERQSRPPLAAEVLRAYCASRGYVASSGLPDETKAARQILKDYIGGKLPHFAMPPGMTEEKIEDDTGRETGSDSEEGEGDEEGSEQVPGIDDVLDDLTSFDLANGLASTKKVTVKKESASHKQHKKPQRKKDRNWRVKNTEEGDGMPLVRVFQKPANTGPLTMR